DNA from Nitrospira sp.:
GGTGTAAGGAGGTGAATGTGAGAATTGTTGCTGGTCTTCTCGTCCTATCATCGGCAGTGGTGAGCGCCTGCGCTCCCAGCTACACGGTTTTCCCCGCCAAGGCTATGGAGGGCGTTGACCGTAATTTTGATTTTTCCCGCTGGCGTATGATGGCCGATGAATCCGAATCGACAAAGGTTCAGCTTGGGGGGCGTATCGTGCACTCAGAGGTATCCGGCGACACAGTAACGATCGTCGTTGCTCAGTTGCCCATCGTCGACAAACCGATTTATGGACCAAAGGATAACAGGAAGAACAATGGAGATTTTGTCGTTATCTATCAGGGGCAAATCGACACGGCGGATCTCCAGCGTGGCAATCGAGTGATGGTTGTCGGGACGACTCAGCCGTCGAAAGTCATCACTGTCGCTGATCTCTCCCGAAACTTCCCGATTGTAGCAGCCCAATGTCTACATTTCTGGAACACGCAGGGGAAAGACATTGCAGATTTTCCATACGTGGGAGCAGGATATGTACCCCTTAAGCAAGAGACGGTTTGCGCGAAGAATCCATAGTTGTGGCACTCGATATACGACTCATGAATGTTGCCGATGGTATTAGAGGTCGACGGTTTGTCAGCTTTCATTCAATCATAATGGGGACCACTTTCTGCTTTTTGTCGCTGATCCTCACAATCGGAAATCTATCTGGCTGCGCCCTTTTTAACCCCCTTTTTCAGCATGGACGATTGGTGTATGACCGAGAGGGCATCAGGATCGGTATTGAAGGTGACCCCTCAGTGCGCCCGTCCAGCCAGACGGTTTTGAACAATCATCCGATGGATTTAACTCCCAGAGAACTCGAATCGCTGCTTCAGGTCCTTCAGGTCAGTGGGTATAGTGGGACCATTGTTGGACTGCTCATAAACCCTCAACCGGTCCCACTTTTCACGCCCAAAGAGTTATCGGTAATTTCGGCACATCTCGCCACGGCCTTCCGTGAGGCGCATCCCACGGAGCGAGTGTCTTTCTCGCTGCCGAAGCCGGACGTGACCTATAGTGAGGATCGAACGGTCGGCTTCTTGTTTTTTCGTGGGCGCTATCTCCATGTGGTCCTGAAAGACCATTCTTCCTTTATTCGTACCGACACCGGCGGGGGGGAGGATTCGGCGCATAAAGATCTTCGGGA
Protein-coding regions in this window:
- a CDS encoding Slp family lipoprotein yields the protein MRIVAGLLVLSSAVVSACAPSYTVFPAKAMEGVDRNFDFSRWRMMADESESTKVQLGGRIVHSEVSGDTVTIVVAQLPIVDKPIYGPKDNRKNNGDFVVIYQGQIDTADLQRGNRVMVVGTTQPSKVITVADLSRNFPIVAAQCLHFWNTQGKDIADFPYVGAGYVPLKQETVCAKNP